One genomic window of Buchnera aphidicola (Greenidea ficicola) includes the following:
- the iscU gene encoding Fe-S cluster assembly scaffold IscU, which yields MSYNKKIIDHYENPRNVGSFSNKDNNVGLGLVGAPSCGDVMKLQIKVNNGIIEDACFKTYGCGSAIASSSLMTEWVKGKTLKEAKKIKNTKIVKELKLPPVKIHCSILAEDAIKQAIKNYKKKNKIK from the coding sequence ATGAGTTACAATAAAAAAATTATAGATCATTATGAAAATCCTAGAAATGTAGGTTCATTTTCTAATAAAGATAATAATGTTGGATTAGGTTTAGTAGGAGCTCCATCTTGTGGTGATGTTATGAAATTACAAATAAAAGTAAATAATGGAATTATAGAAGATGCTTGTTTTAAAACTTATGGTTGTGGTTCAGCAATTGCTTCAAGTTCTTTAATGACTGAATGGGTAAAAGGAAAAACATTAAAAGAAGCTAAAAAAATAAAAAATACAAAAATTGTTAAAGAATTAAAATTACCTCCAGTTAAAATTCATTGTTCAATATTAGCAGAAGATGCAATTAAACAAGCAATTAAAAATTATAAAAAAAAAAATAAAATAAAATAA
- the hscB gene encoding Fe-S protein assembly co-chaperone HscB, producing MNYFKFFNLKTTINIKKKKLKKKYFKLQRKFHPDLFFKKKIKKKIYLKKSKKINFIYNILKNPLKRIKYFLLIKGFDINDKNILKKKKYFFLLKQFKYNEEIILLNFKKKKIFLYKIIILYKKYYKKIYIAIKNKKYKKSLYILYKLIFLKKLIYKLNNILDKNYILKE from the coding sequence ATGAATTATTTTAAATTTTTTAATCTTAAAACTACAATAAATATTAAAAAAAAAAAATTAAAAAAAAAATATTTTAAATTGCAAAGAAAATTTCATCCAGATTTATTTTTTAAAAAAAAAATAAAAAAAAAAATATATTTAAAAAAATCTAAAAAAATAAATTTTATTTATAATATTCTTAAAAATCCTTTAAAAAGAATAAAATATTTTTTATTAATTAAAGGTTTTGATATAAATGATAAAAATATTTTAAAAAAAAAAAAATATTTTTTTTTATTAAAACAATTTAAATATAATGAAGAAATTATTTTATTAAATTTTAAAAAAAAAAAAATTTTTTTATATAAAATAATAATTTTATATAAAAAATATTATAAAAAAATATATATTGCAATAAAAAATAAAAAATATAAAAAATCTCTATATATATTATATAAATTAATTTTTTTAAAAAAATTAATTTATAAATTAAATAATATTTTAGATAAAAATTATATTTTAAAGGAGTAA
- the fdx gene encoding ISC system 2Fe-2S type ferredoxin, translated as MLKILFLPHKILIPKGKICYANSGETILDVALKNKILIDHNCNKSCACSTCHCIIKQGFNSLSKMNENEEDLLEKAWGLNEHSRLSCQAKIGNKNLKIEIPLYTCNFNN; from the coding sequence ATGTTAAAAATTTTATTTTTACCTCATAAAATTTTAATACCTAAAGGAAAAATTTGTTATGCAAATTCAGGAGAAACAATATTAGATGTTGCTTTAAAAAATAAAATTTTAATTGATCATAATTGTAACAAATCTTGTGCTTGTAGTACTTGTCATTGTATTATTAAACAAGGTTTTAATTCTTTATCAAAAATGAATGAAAATGAAGAAGATTTATTAGAAAAAGCTTGGGGGTTAAATGAACATAGTCGTTTATCATGTCAAGCAAAAATTGGAAATAAAAATTTAAAAATAGAAATTCCTTTATATACATGTAATTTTAATAATTAA
- the der gene encoding ribosome biogenesis GTPase Der, with product MTFKISLIGRENVGKSTLFNILTKNKDALTDNTPGLTRDRKYGYHINKKKKIIFIDTAGIKKTKKIINIKAIKNTKKAILESKIIFFIVNIQEGLTWEDYEISNILNKFRNKTYLIINKVDNKNLKKKKIEFYNLGFKNIFLISSIHKNGINILLKNIYKKIKNKKEKKKKNIYISIIGKPNVGKSTLGNKILKKKQFITDNSSGTTRDSISIIIKKKKIKYFLTDTAGICKKKNIKNKITMLSILKSFNTIKKSNIVIFLLDIKKNRICNQDFFIAKKILKYGNFVLIVINKSDKFSEKFKKKIKKIIFKKFKFFNLSKLFFISALYNQGIEKLLKNIFFFSNILNKKFSSKFLNKILKKAITKHQPPIHKNIRIKPKYVNLINIKPYTIIIHGNKISKLPISYKNYLKFYFQKKMKLNNYILKIFYRENKNPYKNN from the coding sequence ATGACTTTTAAAATTTCATTAATTGGAAGAGAAAATGTAGGAAAATCTACTTTATTTAATATTTTAACAAAAAATAAAGATGCATTAACAGATAATACACCAGGATTAACAAGAGATAGAAAATATGGTTATCATATTAATAAAAAAAAAAAAATTATTTTTATTGATACTGCTGGAATAAAAAAAACAAAAAAAATAATTAACATTAAAGCAATAAAAAATACAAAAAAAGCAATTTTAGAATCTAAAATAATTTTTTTTATAGTAAATATTCAAGAAGGTTTAACATGGGAAGATTATGAAATTTCAAACATTTTAAATAAATTTAGAAATAAAACATATTTAATTATAAATAAAGTAGATAATAAAAATTTAAAAAAAAAAAAAATAGAATTTTATAATTTAGGTTTTAAAAATATTTTTTTAATTTCTTCGATTCATAAAAATGGTATAAATATTTTATTAAAAAATATTTATAAAAAAATAAAAAATAAAAAAGAAAAAAAAAAAAAAAATATATATATATCAATTATAGGAAAACCTAATGTAGGTAAATCTACATTAGGAAATAAAATTTTAAAAAAAAAACAATTTATTACTGATAATTCTTCTGGAACTACTAGAGATAGTATATCTATCATTATAAAAAAAAAAAAAATAAAATATTTTTTAACAGATACTGCAGGTATATGCAAAAAAAAAAATATAAAAAATAAAATAACAATGTTATCTATTTTAAAATCTTTTAATACAATAAAAAAAAGTAATATTGTAATATTTTTATTAGATATTAAAAAAAATAGAATATGTAATCAAGATTTTTTTATTGCAAAAAAAATATTAAAATATGGTAATTTTGTTTTAATTGTAATAAATAAATCAGATAAATTTTCTGAAAAATTCAAAAAAAAAATTAAAAAAATTATTTTTAAAAAATTTAAATTCTTTAATTTATCAAAATTATTTTTTATATCTGCTTTATATAATCAAGGTATTGAAAAATTATTAAAAAATATATTCTTTTTTTCAAATATTTTAAATAAAAAATTTTCGTCAAAATTTTTAAATAAAATTTTAAAAAAAGCAATTACTAAACATCAACCACCAATTCATAAAAATATTAGAATAAAACCAAAATATGTTAATTTAATTAATATTAAACCATATACAATTATTATTCATGGAAATAAAATTTCAAAATTACCAATATCTTATAAAAATTATTTAAAATTTTATTTTCAAAAAAAAATGAAATTAAATAATTATATTTTAAAAATATTTTATCGAGAAAATAAAAATCCTTATAAAAATAATTAA